A section of the Lineus longissimus chromosome 1, tnLinLong1.2, whole genome shotgun sequence genome encodes:
- the LOC135485574 gene encoding synaptic vesicular amine transporter-like codes for MSGEVKEDVPLTKAAESLASSDETVADDSKKVYKEKQDDEDDEDENLSTWMKFRQSGYLVIIVSFCAFVIDNLLIFGVEPLLPDILRVITYPNSVTEWDARKMFKVENGKGGNVTGNNTYDYLEDSTRIGIIVAAKPAASLLTNFVAGYVVERFGHREPLIFGSFIQAIACVGFAFAPNFGLLLLARAIQGIGASFSVVPAMALVAHRFPGDAERSKVMGFVGSGVHVGSGLAFPFAALTYQFLGRRTPFYILAAMSVLDGIMRLFISANKKDKKKANGVTISDYWSILTDGYIIVAMAGHFAFYFAFGVFMATAPAWMMSRLHAEIWQMGIILFISVVILLTTQNITGYFAVTHGRWKFIFVSFILYGVPMFFYPLCKTIWEVIAVEFPLRVGNGIFLGIIYALLGTIVDQRHNSNYGVIYGLHMSFFTLAVIIGPLAGGFLLNYMSFSWLYRGTAIYVSLHALTALAFKKF; via the coding sequence ATGTCAGGGGAGGTAAAAGAGGATGTTCCACTGACCAAGGCCGCTGAGTCATTAGCTTCGTCAGATGAAACTGTTGCGGATGACAGCAAAAAAGTTTACAAGGAAAaacaagatgatgaagatgacgaagaTGAAAACCTGTCAACATGGATGAAGTTCAGGCAGTCTGGGTATTTGGTCATTATAGTTTCATTCTGCGCTTTCGTGATAGACAATCTTCTCATCTTCGGCGTGGAACCTTTACTCCCCGATATCCTCCGTGTGATAACATACCCCAATTCTGTCACCGAATGGGATGCAAGGAAAATGTTCAAAGTGGAAAATGGGAAGGGAGGAAATGTGACTGGGAACAACACCTATGATTATCTTGAGGATTCAACCAGGATTGGAATAATAGTTGCAGCCAAACCTGCCGCTTCACTCTTGACCAATTTCGTCGCTGGTTACGTGGTGGAGCGATTTGGACACCGCGAGCCTCTCATTTTTGGCTCCTTCATACAAGCTATTGCATGTGTTGGCTTTGCATTTGCTCCAAATTTTGGGCTACTGTTGCTAGCGAGAGCTATTCAGGGAATTGGAGCTAGTTTCTCTGTTGTTCCGGCAATGGCTCTCGTTGCCCACAGGTTCCCTGGTGACGCCGAAAGATCAAAAGTCATGGGATTTGTCGGAAGCGGAGTTCATGTTGGCTCTGGTCTAGCCTTTCCATTTGCAGCCTTGACTTATCAATTCTTAGGACGGAGAACTCCATTCTACATCCTGGCGGCTATGAGTGTACTTGACGGAATAATGCGTCTTTTCATCAGCGCAAACAAGAAGGACAAGAAGAAGGCTAATGGCGTGACGATAAGCGATTATTGGTCGATTTTGACTGACGGTTACATAATAGTGGCTATGGCAGGTCACTTTGCCTTTTACTTTGCGTTTGGCGTCTTCATGGCTACGGCTCCTGCATGGATGATGAGCAGGCTCCACGCAGAAATATGGCAAATGGGAATCATCCTTTTCATCTCCGTTGTCATTCTGTTGACCACTCAGAACATTACCGGATATTTTGCCGTGACTCACGGACGCTGGAAGTTTATCTTTGTATCATTCATCCTATATGGAGTACCGATGTTTTTCTATCCCTTGTGTAAGACTATCTGGGAGGTGATAGCAGTAGAATTCCCATTACGTGTAGGAAACGGAATATTCCTTGGAATTATCTACGCTTTATTAGGAACTATCGTCGACCAACGACACAATTCAAACTATGGAGTGATATACGGCCTTCATATGTCATTCTTTACATTAGCTGTGATTATTGGGCCTCTGGCTGGAGGCTTCTTGTTGAATTACATGTCCTTTTCGTGGCTCTACCGTGGGACTGCGATCTATGTTTCTCTGCATGCACTTACAGCCCTAGCTTTCAAAAAGTTCTAA
- the LOC135496532 gene encoding uncharacterized protein LOC135496532, with protein sequence MDEKQALKLRNKIMKEVKKEFEERFSNLEKKVDEEEGRGASTMVDIETLQQENDKFKVSTLEKLQALQTNMEKIERSSNRRYLSGMEEMERRLKDIRSLENKLEDKRKKLKKEHGEKKMISSREKNDGLIREVA encoded by the exons ATGGATGAGAAACAG GCTCTTAAACTACGGAATAAAATTATGAAAGAGGTCAAAAAGGAATTTGAGGAAAGGTTTAGCAATCTGGAAAAGAAGGttgatgaagaagaaggaagAGGG GCTTCAACCATGGTTGACATTGAGACATTGCAACAAGAGAATGACAAATTCAAAGTGTCTACTTTGGAAAAG CTGCAGGCTCTTCAGACCAATATGGAGAAGATTGAGAGGAGTTCTAACAGGCGGTATCTGTCAGGAATGGAGGAAATGGAAAGAAGG CTGAAGGACATCAGATCTTTGGAAAACAAATTGGAGGACAAGAGGAAGAAGCTCAAGAAAGAACATGGCGAG aaaaaaatgatatcCTCCAGAGAGAAAAATGATGGCCTTATAAGAGAGGTGGCCTGA